A region from the Acyrthosiphon pisum isolate AL4f chromosome A1, pea_aphid_22Mar2018_4r6ur, whole genome shotgun sequence genome encodes:
- the Mdp1 gene encoding magnesium-dependent phosphatase 1, which produces MANPSVNPSTRVPKMVVFDLDYTLWPFWVDTHVNPPFHKTGDGKVVDFRGCVVKYYPDTPKVLKYLQDKNIGISVASRTGETDGAEQLIQLFGWNKYFQNKQIYPGSKDTHINKISKKCNIKLDEMIFFDDEQRNIVDLERLGVVSILVKNGMTMPVLINGLKKFSDIRSNV; this is translated from the exons atGGCGAATCCCTCGGTGAATCCATCAACACGAGTTCCAAAAATGGTTGTTTTTGATTTAG ATTATACATTGTGGCCATTTTGGGTTGACACTCATGTGAATCCCCCTTTTCATAAAACTGg aGATGGTAAAGTGGTTGATTTCAGAGGTtgtgtagttaaatattatccAGATACGCCAAAAGTCTTGAAATATCTTCAGGACAAAAATATTGGCATAAGTGTGGCTTCAAGAACTGGAGAAACTGATGGAGCTGAGCAACTCATACAATTATTTggttggaataaatattttcaaaacaaacaaatttatccTGGTAGCAAAGACACACATATAAATAA GATaagcaaaaaatgtaatatcaaacTGGacgaaatgattttttttgatgATGAACAACGGAACATTGTTGATTTAGAACGTTTAGGAGTAGTAtcaatattagtaaaaaatggGATGACAATGCCAGTTTTAATTAatggtttgaaaaaattttcaGATATAAGATCAAATGTGTGA
- the LOC100159452 gene encoding cleft lip and palate transmembrane protein 1-like protein isoform X2 — translation MKPGFTTIVTVLFITYLCNLFYSIWIMVQPPSCTSEGLCLKSFLLRKPNLELTIFVAPHSNPRGPEVIFVNKFLLPNYNDSYERLMAVELPRLTKRNGTLYAHVFLSKAQETLYSGDKWTNLLTDPDTVYTLVPMSIYKEPEYKIFQLLQDGENVKKNVEKPVTHIKAVLPVSMLKEPLHFSQIHMPSDIYQYIRLYKNKQEYLPIFLHNSLHDRSFNITKINKNTTHVPILLRYEPLSYTGLRILTQTQLAMVTLQQFGFKNKDIDEIKAIFDTNHYLLLISIIVAFVHILFDFLAFKNDISFWRSRKSMAGLSSRLVIWRAFSQTVVLLYLFEEKASMLIIVPSVISSVIEIWKVFKIIPVDWKNLKLKQLTLNRAEEDTKKFDAESMKYLSYVLYPLCAGAAIYSLIYEPQKKLVFLEYQKSCQWSLCIWFSFHVTSTFYQL, via the exons ATGAAACCTGGGTTTACCACAATTGTGACTGTTTTATTCATAACATACTTGTGTAATCTATTTTACTCAATATGGATAATGGTACAACCGCCATCATGTACTAGTGAAGGTCTATGtttgaaatcatttttgttAAGAAAGCCAAACTTAGaa CTTACCATATTTGTTGCACCACATTCAAACCCCCGAGGTCCAGAAGTTATATTTGTAAACAAATTCCTGTTACCAAATTACAATGATTCTTATGaaag ATTGATGGCTGTAGAACTACCAAGACTAACCAAACGAAATGGAACATTATATGCACATGTGTTTTTAAGTAAAGCTCAAGAAACACTATATTCTGGAGATAAATGGACCAATTTATTAACCGATCCTGATACTGTATACACCTTAGTACCAATGTCTATTTACAAAGAAcctgaatataaaatttttcaattactaCAAGATGgggaaaatgtaaaaaagaatGTCGAAAAACCAGTGACACATATAAAGGCTGTATTACCAGTTAGCATGTTAAAAGAACCATTACATTTTTCTCAGATTCATATGCCTAgcgatatttatcaatatataag attatataaaaacaaacaagaGTATTTACCAATTTTCCTACATAACTCTCTTCACGATAGATCcttcaatattacaaaaatcaacaaaaatactaCACATGTACCTATTTTGTTACGTTATGAACCTTTGAGTTACACTGGACTAAG aatATTAACACAAACTCAATTAGCTATGGTAACATTGCAGCAATTTGGAttcaaaaataaagatattgatGAGATTAAAGCTATTTTTGATACCaatcattatttgttattaatttcaattattgttgCATTTGTTCAC ATATTATTTGATTTCCTAGCCTTTAAAAATGACATATCATTTTGGCGATCACGAAAATCTATGGCTGGGTTATCATCACGTCTCGTTATATGGCGTGCTTTTAGTCAAACTGTTGTATTACTTTATTTGTTTGAGGAAAAAGCTTCAATGTTGATCATTGTACCAAGCGTGATCAGTTCTGTAATAgag atttggAAAGTGTTTAAAATCATACCAGTAGATTGGAAAAATCTAAAACTGAAACAATTAACCTTAAATCGTGCTGAGGAGGATACTAAAAAGTTTGATGCTGAATCCATGAAATATCTGTCGTATGTTTTATACCCACTGTGTGCTGGTGCTGCTATTTATTCACTTATCTATGAACCACAAAAAA agctGGTATTCTTGGAGTATCAAAAGTCTTGTCAATGGAGTCTATGCATTTGGTTTTCTTTTCATGTTACCTCAACTTTTTATCAACTATAG
- the LOC100159452 gene encoding cleft lip and palate transmembrane protein 1-like protein isoform X1 produces MKPGFTTIVTVLFITYLCNLFYSIWIMVQPPSCTSEGLCLKSFLLRKPNLELTIFVAPHSNPRGPEVIFVNKFLLPNYNDSYERLMAVELPRLTKRNGTLYAHVFLSKAQETLYSGDKWTNLLTDPDTVYTLVPMSIYKEPEYKIFQLLQDGENVKKNVEKPVTHIKAVLPVSMLKEPLHFSQIHMPSDIYQYIRLYKNKQEYLPIFLHNSLHDRSFNITKINKNTTHVPILLRYEPLSYTGLRILTQTQLAMVTLQQFGFKNKDIDEIKAIFDTNHYLLLISIIVAFVHILFDFLAFKNDISFWRSRKSMAGLSSRLVIWRAFSQTVVLLYLFEEKASMLIIVPSVISSVIEIWKVFKIIPVDWKNLKLKQLTLNRAEEDTKKFDAESMKYLSYVLYPLCAGAAIYSLIYEPQKSWYSWSIKSLVNGVYAFGFLFMLPQLFINYRLKSVANLPWKTFMYKAFNTFIDDLFAFIIPMPTAHRLACFRDDIVFLIYIYQRWLYPVDQSRFDEDVEVPESPSEELKSKTD; encoded by the exons ATGAAACCTGGGTTTACCACAATTGTGACTGTTTTATTCATAACATACTTGTGTAATCTATTTTACTCAATATGGATAATGGTACAACCGCCATCATGTACTAGTGAAGGTCTATGtttgaaatcatttttgttAAGAAAGCCAAACTTAGaa CTTACCATATTTGTTGCACCACATTCAAACCCCCGAGGTCCAGAAGTTATATTTGTAAACAAATTCCTGTTACCAAATTACAATGATTCTTATGaaag ATTGATGGCTGTAGAACTACCAAGACTAACCAAACGAAATGGAACATTATATGCACATGTGTTTTTAAGTAAAGCTCAAGAAACACTATATTCTGGAGATAAATGGACCAATTTATTAACCGATCCTGATACTGTATACACCTTAGTACCAATGTCTATTTACAAAGAAcctgaatataaaatttttcaattactaCAAGATGgggaaaatgtaaaaaagaatGTCGAAAAACCAGTGACACATATAAAGGCTGTATTACCAGTTAGCATGTTAAAAGAACCATTACATTTTTCTCAGATTCATATGCCTAgcgatatttatcaatatataag attatataaaaacaaacaagaGTATTTACCAATTTTCCTACATAACTCTCTTCACGATAGATCcttcaatattacaaaaatcaacaaaaatactaCACATGTACCTATTTTGTTACGTTATGAACCTTTGAGTTACACTGGACTAAG aatATTAACACAAACTCAATTAGCTATGGTAACATTGCAGCAATTTGGAttcaaaaataaagatattgatGAGATTAAAGCTATTTTTGATACCaatcattatttgttattaatttcaattattgttgCATTTGTTCAC ATATTATTTGATTTCCTAGCCTTTAAAAATGACATATCATTTTGGCGATCACGAAAATCTATGGCTGGGTTATCATCACGTCTCGTTATATGGCGTGCTTTTAGTCAAACTGTTGTATTACTTTATTTGTTTGAGGAAAAAGCTTCAATGTTGATCATTGTACCAAGCGTGATCAGTTCTGTAATAgag atttggAAAGTGTTTAAAATCATACCAGTAGATTGGAAAAATCTAAAACTGAAACAATTAACCTTAAATCGTGCTGAGGAGGATACTAAAAAGTTTGATGCTGAATCCATGAAATATCTGTCGTATGTTTTATACCCACTGTGTGCTGGTGCTGCTATTTATTCACTTATCTATGAACCACAAAAAAG ctGGTATTCTTGGAGTATCAAAAGTCTTGTCAATGGAGTCTATGCATTTGGTTTTCTTTTCATGTTACCTCAACTTTTTATCAACTATAGACTTAAATCAGTTGCTAATCTTCCTTGgaaaacatttatgtataag GCATTTAACACTTTCATTGACGACTTGTTTGCATTTATCATTCCCATGCCAACTGCCCATCGATTAGCCTGTTTCAGGGATGATATAGTTTTTCTCATTTATATCTATCAAAGatg gttgtATCCCGTGGATCAAAGTAGATTTGATGAAGATGTTGAAGTACCTGAATCGCCTTCTGAAGaactaaaatcaaaaactgATTAA
- the LOC100165608 gene encoding uncharacterized protein LOC100165608 isoform X1, whose product MNILKDSRVVKYISSLDGLSPAQDVFTFCECINKNNTPEDAHSNIAVPFSSNLAELAANRGPKNVRLIVMYITTTSYFNADTMKFLVNEMLQCKDVGTVEQYYNVIDKNLKLHPPCAQYMDKEYEQLLLSSYRNHFGEMTLWDYIVECLNNITRGSLLFGDDDAFDLAFKRCFSFCICILQVDFEVSKNKNKRSLAAKCLKYKLERKTRMSEISTLLDKLYNTGYDFQMPVIHLAILVSQLQ is encoded by the coding sequence ATGAACATTTTGAAAGATAGcagagtagtaaaatatatttcatcattAGATGGATTGAGTCCTGCCCAGGATGTGTTCACATTTTGTGAGtgcatcaataaaaataatacaccaGAGGATGCTCACTCTAATATTGCAGTTCCTTTCAGTAGTAATCTGGCTGAATTAGCTGCTAACCGAGGGCCAAAAAACGTAAGACTGATTGTGATGTACATAACAACCACATCTTATTTCAACGCAGATACAATGAAGTTCTTAGTCAATGAAATGTTACAATGCAAAGACGTTGGAACAGTTGaacagtattataatgttattgataaAAACCTCAAGCTACATCCACCATGTGCTCAATACATGGATAAAGAGTATGAACAATTATTGCTTAGTTCATATAGGAATCATTTTGGGGAAATGACTCTATGGGATTATATAGTAGAATGCTTGAATAACATAACAAGAGGATCTCTTTTATTCGGGGACGATGATGCATTTGATTTGGCATTCAAAAGATGTTTTAGTTTTTGCATATGTATTTTGCAAGTTGACTTTGAAgtgtccaaaaataaaaataaaagatcttTGGCCGCAAAATGTCTAAAGTATAAACTTGAAAGAAAAACAAGAATGAGTGAAATCAGCACACTTTTGGATAAGTTATATAACACTGGGTATGATTTTCAAATGCCTGTTATCCATCTTGCAATACTTGTAAGTCAGTtgcaatga
- the LOC100161490 gene encoding store-operated calcium entry regulator STIMATE codes for MTVDIFDEPDVHCKPNALVGNFGWFLQGLLATLAFLCLIIKRFCEPKYDRRPWKVWFFDTSKQGMGSLLMHSANLVLAGQIQGDPCTWYMIHFLMDSSLGLLLIFFGIRFSQHVARVKNWESFNFGEYGKPESIRIWFIQCGLYLSLLCCVKIVITLLISLDIWRVITKFIMSPFTDPRTELTIVMLIIPLFINALMFWVTDDILMHRSRHRVGLLRRIKIQYHKVQQSGRLEDSPISDEDELLNLDETSTILRSSGVQGF; via the exons atGACGGTAGACATATTTGATGAACCAGATGTGCATTGCAAACCAAATGCATTAGTCGGTAATTTTGGATGGTTCCTACAAGGCCTTTTGGCTACATTGGCATTCCTCTGTTTAATAA TAAAACGATTTTGTGAACCAAAATATGATCGACGACCCTGGAAAGTATGGTTTTTTGATACTTCTAAACAAGGAATGGGGTCCTTGCTAATGCATTCAGCAAATTTAGTTTTGGCTGGTCAAATTCAAGGCGATCCATGCACATG gtatatgattcattttttaatggattcgtCACTTGgtctattattgatattttttggtatACGATTTTCACAACATGTAGCAAGAGTAAAAAATTGGGAATCTTTTAACTTTGGAGAATATG gAAAACCAGAGTCAATTAGAATCTGGTTTATTCAGTGTGGCTTATATTTGTCACTTTTATGttgtgttaaaattgttattacattGTTGATTTCATTAGACATCTGGCGAGTTATCACAAAATTTATCATGTCACCATTTACTGACCCTAGAACAGAATTAACTATAGTCATGCTTATTATACCTCTGTTTATAAAT GCTCTTATGTTTTGGGTGACTGATGACATTTTGATGCATAGAAGTCGTCATCGAGTTGGTTTATTGCGacgtataaaaatacaataccaTAAGGTTCAGCAAAGTGGTAGACTTGAAGATTCACCTATTTCTGATGAAGATGAATTGCTCAATCTAGATGAAACATCAACAATTCTACGATCTAGTGGAGTTCagggtttttaa